CTAAAATCTTTAAGTCCGCTTGAGACAAAATTGAAAATTTCTTTTTGACGATGAGCTGGTAAAACAAAATTCGGCTGGGCGGTATAAAGGTCTAGTAAAGGTTGTTGATATTTAGAAAAACGAAAAAAATAATTTTCCTCATCTACGATTTCTAATTCGCGGTTCGGGTGCAAAGGACAACGACCATCAACTAATTCGGAATCCGTTTTTTCCAGTTCGCAGCCGACACAATATTTTACTTGATACCGTTTTTTATAAATATCACCATTGGCTTCTGCGCGGCGCCAAAACTCTTGGACGGCCGCCACATGATTATCATCAGAAGTGCGAATAAAATCGGTGACACTAATTTCTAAAACTTGATGTAATTCTTTAAACCGCTCGGCATAAGGCGTGCAGTAAGCGCGCGGGCTAAGGCCGGCGGCTTCGGCTTGCTGATAGATTTTTAAGCCGTGCTCATCGGTGCCGGTGCTAAAAACAACCTCCTCACCCAAAAGGCGATGCCAACGGGCTAAAACATCAGCTTTAATTATCTCGGCGGCAAAGCCAATGTGGGGGTCGGAATTGGTATAGGGTAAAGTGGTGGTGATGTAAAATTTTTCGGACATATCAATTATCGTCTTTATTAGAATGTTTAACTTGGCGAAACAGGACAACAAATTCACCTTTGGCCATATCGAGATCGTTATTTAACTGCGCTGCTAGTTCTGCGGGACGACCGAAATAGGTCTGTTCAAACATTTTAGTCAACTCGCGGCCAATCATCAATTCTAGTTCGGCTTGATGCTCTTTTTCTAAAATTTGGAGCTCGCTTAATAGTTTGGCCAAGCGATGTTTGGACTCATAGATAACGACCGGATAACGCTGTTCTAATAATTCTTTTAATCGGGTTTGTCGCCCTTTTTTATGAGGTAAAAAGCCGAAAAAAGAGAAACGATCAACCGGCCAACCCGATAAGGGCAAGGCGCAAATAACCGCGCTGGCACCCGGCAAACTAAAGATCTTCGCCTCCTCGCCAAACTCCGCGCGCACGGCGGCGACCAAAGCAGCGCCGGGGTCAGAAATTCCGGGTGTGCCAGCATCAGAAACAAGAGCCAAATCCTTCCCCGCCCGCAAAGCGTCTAAAATCTCGTGAAAGCGGCGCGCTTCAGAGTGCTGATGAAAAGATTTAGTCGGTGTTTTTATTTGATAATGGTCTAAAAGTTTTTTAGTGTTTCTGGTGTCTTCGCACAACACCAAATCGACCTCACCGAGAATACGGTGAGCGCGATAAGTTAAATCTTCTAAATTGCCAATTGGCGTGGCCACCAAATATAGAGTTCCGGGCATATTTTTAATCCATGGTATCGCGGCGTTCGCGCGTATAACGAGTCCAATCTTCCAAAACTTCAATAATTACTTTAAAGGGTGCCTCAATAATAAAGTCAAAGAAGAAGACAAAAACATTAAGTTTGGAGGCTTGTCCGGAAAGCCAGCGACCGACTAAAACAATCGGGGTATAAAATAAATCTAAAATAAAAGTAAAGAAGTTTTCTTTGCGCGGCACGACAATTAAGTCCTTGACTCCCCGAGTAGTCACCAAACTAAAGAAGCTCACAAAGGCTAAGAAGAATAAGAAAATGATAATACTGACCCAGTTAAACTGAATAAACTCCAGCGCTCTAACAATTAAATAAACGCTAAAAACTAAAGCGGCACTATAAATCAGATTGAAAATAAAGCTGACAATTTTCTTCCTTTGCGCACGTGGGCGAATTTCCAGGGGCGCTTTACGCTCATAACCTTTAATAAACAACTCTTTAATCCCTTCAATAATTTTATTAGTATTGGCGTCGCCGGGAGTACGGGTAAATAAAACGATCACAAACAGCAGTAAGGCCGGAAAAATGATATTAATAAGTAAGGAGATGGGGTTAATGGGCTCACTAAATAACTTGGTGGCGGGCACCTCTAGTAAGACGACAAAAACTGATTTAGTGATAAAGATATAAATAATGCTGCGCACGGCCGCCCGCCAGAGTCTTTTTTTGGCGGTGGTATATTTAGCGGTACAAACTTTACGCACCCGGCCCCAAAACTTTTGTTCGTCGTAATAGATTTCGTTATAAAGCTTAACCGGATCCTCCTCAATGGTTTCGGCCATCACTTTGGAGTAGAGCGCATATTTCTTCGTCACCCGATCCAGTTGCCTAACTAAAGGATGATTGATTTGGCGCTTTATTTCTAAGCGCAGGGTACGGGCCCCGGCAATCGCTTTCCCTAAAACCTCCTCATTATATTCACCAGTCGCCCAGTTGTCGTTGTAATACTTAAATAAAACATAGGCGAGCATATCTTCATCAAAACGCGCATAGGTGCGACAAATACTTAAGTAAATCTGAATTTCCCGCTCCGCTTCATATTTTTTATAGGCGGGGCTAAGAGCAATATTTTCGCTTAAAAAATCATAAAGGTTACTCATCATTGCCTGTCGAAAACGGTTAGGAGTCAAATTCTCTTCCACTTCACAAGCGGCAATCCCCATTAACCAATCAGTAATCTTACTTTTCTCACTAAAGAGATCTTTAACTTTGCGAACATCGGCCTTGATATTCATCTCGGCGTTAACCTGCTCTAAACAGGTATCGTGGAGTAAAAGATATTTTTTTAAAATGACGGCCACTTCCCCGATTTTACTCTCCGGCAACTCGCCATTAGCCAAATAACCGGCTCGGATCAGTTCCGTCAGTAAATGTTGACTGATTGCTTCCGGGTTACGACGGGAGCGAGTGGTTTCAATCACCACCTTGCGCTTCAAAATTCTAAAAATGGCACTTTTTCTAATCAAACTCTCCTCGCCGTATTGAACGGCGTTCCGGATTTTTTCGTAAATAAAAGCCACCCGAGAAATGACGGTAGAAACAGTAATTCGCGGCGCATCAACATCATTAATCCCTGGAGTTGGCTGCTGGCGCGTATAAAGCACCTGAAATAGGCGTTTAGCGCTCTCATTAATCTCGGCCCCGCGACTTAAAGAAGCCTGTTTGATCAAGTTTGGACTAACCATAATTTAGCTAAAACTCGCTTTTTATTATCTTGAAAAGCTTGATGTTTTTATTCTACCGTCTTTAAAGTTAAAAAGCAATGAGAATAATTGACAGTTTTCGTGACATTGTGTATTATTTAGTTAGAAAAAAAGTGGCCCAGAGAGGCTATTTTTAAATTGACGCGGCGATTATTTTTAAGCCGCTTTAAAAGGCTATGAACAAAATTATCAATTACATTAAAGCGTCCATTGAGGAGCTAAAAAAAGTTAGCTGGCCAACAAAAAAAGAAACTTACCGCTATACCGTTTTGGTGGTGGTGGTTAGTTTAGCCGTCGCCGCTTATTTAGGCGGTCTAGACTATCTCTTTACTCTCGGCTTGAGAGATTTTCTCTTTAGACTTTAAAAAACAAGTACTTTCGTTTCTGTCGCCAAGCGCGCCAGAAGCAGGAACAAGAACATTATGGCAAAGCAATTACTTAATCAAGGACGGCGTTGGTATGTCCTCCACACCTATTCTGGCTACGAAGAGAATGTCGCCGAAAACTTGAAACAGCGCATTGAATCGCTGGATATGGAAGACAAGATTTTTGATATCTTGATTCCGACCGAAAAAAAGGTCAAAATAAAAAACGGTAAACGCAAGGTGGCTGAGGAAAAAATCTTCCCCGGCTATATTTTAGTGGAAATGGTTGTTACCGATGAGTCTTGGTATATCGTGCGCAACACGCCTAACGTCACCGGCTTTATCGGCACTGGCACCATTCCGACTCCAATTCGTGAAGAAGAGGTGGAAAATCTAAAGAGCCGCATGGGCGTTGAAGATCCTAAATTCCAAATTGATATTAGCGTCGGTTCGCCGGTACGTATCAATGAAGGACCGTTTAAAAGCATGGAAGGAAAAGTGACCGCCATTGACGAAGCGAAAGGAAAAGTTAAAGTTAATGTCAATTTCTTTGGCCGCGAAACTCCAGTGGAACTTGATTTTTTACAAGTAAAAAAGATTTAATAATATCTCAGATACGGAGGCTTGCTTCTACCTCAGCTTCTGATCATTAAAATTATATGGCAAAAAAAATAAAAGCAAAAATTAAATTACAAATTACCGGTGGTCAAGCAAATCCTGCTCCTCCCGTCGGCCCGGCTTTAGGCCAACACGGCTTAAACATTTCTGAATTCTGTCAAAAGTTTAACGAAGCGACACGAGATAAGATGGGTGAAATCGTGCCGGTAGAAATTACCGTTTACGAAGATCGTTCTTACGATTTTATTACCAAAGTTGCTCCGGCTTCCGCTTTAATTAAAGGCGCCGCCAAAGTTTCTAAGGGTTCTGGCAAACCTTTAACCGAAAAAGTGGGTTCAATTACTAAAGCGCAATTGCGCGAGATTGCTGAGAAAAAAATGCCTGATTTAAACGCGACGAGTGTTGAAGCGGCTATGAACACCTTAGCTGGCACCGCTCGCAACATGGGCATTCAAATTAAAGATTAATAAAAAATTAATAAGTGGGAGTCGAGAGACGTTAGACCACTAAATAAACTTTATGAAAAAAGAAGAAAAAGTTGAAGAAAAGGTAGCCGCTCCCAAAAAAGCTGCTCCTAAAAAAATTAGCGCTAAAGCAAAGAAAAAGGACTGGTCGGCTATTTATGACGCCAATAAGTCTTACTCTTTAAACGAAGCTTTAGAAATCTTGAAGAAAATTACGACCACTAAATTTGATTCTTCCGTGGAAGCACACTTCCGCTTAGGAATTAACCCTAAGAAAGGCGACCAACAAGTCCGCAGCGCCGTTTCCCTGCCTCACGGTACCGGAAAAACCGTGCGCATTGCCGCTTTTGTTTCTCCGGCCAATGAAAAAACGGCTAAAGATGCCGGTGCTGATTTAGTTGGCGGCGAAGAATTAATTGAACAAATCAAGAAAAGTGAGAAAACTGATTTTGAGGTGGCCGTGGCCGAACCAGCAATAATGCGCCAATTGGCGGTAATTGCTAAAATCTTGGGTACTCGCGGTTTAATGCCTTCACCGAAGAATGAAACCGTTACCACCGATATTGCCAAAGCAATCACCGAGCTTAAGAAAGGTAAAGTGAGCTACAAGAATGATGAAACGGCCAATATTCACTGCTTAATCGGAAAAATGAGCTTTACTCCCGAACAATTAGCGGATAACTACAAAGCTTTACTGGATAACTTACGCAAGAGCAAACCTAGTAGCGCTAAAGGAAGCTACATTAAGTCAGCCTTTATCTGCTCTTCAATGAGCCCTAGTATCAAGATTACTGTTGCTTAATACACCCCTCCTCTTTTAAAAAGCCTCCTTTACCGGGGGCTTTTTTCTTGACAGATTTTGAATATGTGGTATACTGTCTCCAGTAAGCACGCTAGTAGTAGGTATAAATCCCTGCTAATTCTTAGGGAAAGGTCGTCTTACCTTAATAAAAAAGACTGTGTAAAAGCAGTCAAGCCAGAAAAAAACATGAAGAAGTTATTTATTGGCGGCATTTCTTGGGGCACTACTGATGAGTCCTTAGCCGCTGCCTTCTCGCAAGCCGGCACTGTCGCTTCGGCAGTTGTCATCAAGGATAAGATGACCGGTCGCTCTAAAGGCTTCGGTTTCGTGGAAATGGCCAATGACGATGAGGCAGATGCCGCTATCGCCATGTGGAACAACCAAGAACTCGATGGCCGCCGGGTAGTAGTCAATGAGGCTCGCCCGATGGAAAAGCGATTCTAGTCTATACGAGAAAATCAAAACACCCGCCTTTCGGCGGGTGTTTTTTTATTGCTGTTTTTTTTCGTATTCGGCCAAAACTTTTTTTAATCCTTCCACCGCCAAAATTGAGCAGTGGATTTTTTGTTTGGGCAGCCCGCCCAAATCTTCAACAATTTCTTTCCAATTAAAAACCTTGGCTTCCTCAATAGTCATTCCTTTGACTTTTTCAGTCATGATGGAAGCGGTGGCGATATTAGAAGCGCAACCGAAAGATAAAAATTTAATATCAGTAATTATTCCATTATCAACCTTCAGAGAAAAGCTGAGCTGATCCCCGCAAACCATGTTGCCCACTTCGGCAACCGCATCGGCATTTTCTATTTCGCCGATATTTTTCGGATGCAAAAAATGCTCCAGAGTTTTCTTAGTATAATTAAGAGCCATATAATTATTTTTTAATCGGCGTAAAGCCGCGCAAACGGGCCACCGTTTCTTTGACGGCCGCCACCGTTTCATCAATTTCCACTTTAGTATTATAACGACCTAATGTAAAGCGGATGTTACTGTTTAAGTCTTCGTCGTGGCGGCCGATTGCCGACAGAACATAAGAAGATTTTAAGTTATGGGCACTGCAAGCGGAACCGGTAGAAACATAGATTCCCTTCTCCGATAAATCAATTAAGATGGCTTCCCCTTCCACCCGTCTAAATAAAACATTTAAATTGTTGGGGGTGCGGTTTTCTAAATCACCATTTAAAACCACTTCCGGAATTTCTGCTACTAACTTCTCCCAAAGATAATCACGCAAATCTTTAACTTTTTTTAAGTAGGCGTCACGGTCACTATAGACTAAGTCTAAAGCCGTGGCCAGTCCGACAATTCCTGGCAAATTATAAGTCCCGGCCCGACGGCCACTCTCTTGTTCCCCACCGGCAATTAAGGATTCAATTTTTATTCCAGATTTAAGATAGGCGGCGCCAACTCCTTTGGGCCCATAAAACTTGTGAGCACTCAAACTGGCAAAATCAACGCCTAAAGCTGGCAAATTAAGGTCTAAATACGGAATTGCTTGAACAATGTCACTGTGAAAATAAGCGCCGGCTTCATGGACAATATCCGCAATCGTCTTTAAATCTTGAATAGCACCCATTTCGTTATTAACCGCCATCACCGATACTAAAACGGTATCAGGACGTAACATTTTTTTAAGAGCTTCCAAGTCCAAGAGACCATTTTCTTTAACCGGAATTAATTCCACTTCATATCCGTGTGCCGTTAACTGTTCGGCCGCTCTTAACACACAGGGGTGCTCAATAGCGGAAACTAACAAATGTTTGCCTTTATCTTGGTTAGCAAACATAAGGCCTTTAATAATCCAGTTATTGCTTTCACTGGCACCGCTGGTAAAATAAATATTTTCGGCCGGCACTTTAAAATGACTGGCGACGCGGTGGCGGCAGTCTTCTAAAACTAAATTATTTTTTTGGCCAGGATTATGAATCGCCGAAGCATTAGCGTAATCGGTTGTGAGATAAGACGTCATGGCCTCGAGCACGGCCTCATCAAGCCGCGTAGTGGCGGCGTTATCTAGGTAAATTGACATAAACTTAAACTTTATTTTTTAAGTTCAATGCTGTCAATGGTGATATCTTCTAAAGGCAAATCACTAGCATTGGTTTCTACCGCTTCAATGCTTTTGACTACTTCCATACCGCTGATAACGCGGCCGAAGTTGGTGTGCTTACCATCAAGCCAAGGGGTGGCATCAGCGGTGACGATGAAGAATTGGGAGCCATTGGTATTAGGGCCACCATTAGCCATCGCTAAAGAGCCGGCCAGAAGTTTGTAGTTATTAAACTCATCACCAAAGCGATAATCGGGACCGCCGGTGCCGTAAGTGGCGACGGCGTCAGTTTTGGTATTAGGATCGCCGCCTTGAATCATAAAGTCGCTGATAACACGATGAAATTTAGTGCCATTATAGAAACCGGACTGCGCTAAATTCATAAAGTTATTAACGGTCACCGGCGACTCCTGATAAAATTCCACGGTAATATCGCCCTTAGAAGTTTTAATTACGGCGCTGGAATAATCTTTTAAAAGATCAGTTTGCCCAGGTAAAGTTCTATTCATATTATTATTGTTGTTATTACTAGTTTCGGTACTGGTTGTACCGCAAGCGCTCAAAAAAAGCGTTAGCGCTAAAGTCAGACCGAAAAATTTTAGGTAATTCTTTATTTTCATATATTTTTTATTTTAATTTTTTAAATATTTTCTTTTAATTTCCTTATCTTCTTCTTCACGTTTTTCTTCAATTAATTCTTGAGCTTGCGTGCGTAAAGCCGCTAAATCTAACTCTTTTAAGGCCTTAGCCTCAGTAATTAAATAGTCGCGGGTATTGCGCTTCGGCTCTTCTAAAACTTTCGCCAGTAAGACATCTAAAATGGCACCCATCTTAGGTCCCGGCGCCAAGCCGACTTCGGTTTGCAAATCATCGCCATTAATTTTCAACATTTTAACAGAAATCGGGTCATGTTGCACCTTCTCCATCATGTATTGTAGGTGCTTTAGTTTATAGGGCAAAGCTTTGGGAGTGCCGGAGCCTAAACGATCCGCCATGCGCAAATGAATTAAATCCTGGAGATTTTCACGCCCCACTTTGACAATCAGGCGGCGGACAGAAGCGGCCGTCACCTCCCCGACTTGATAATAGAACATGTGATTTTTAACGAGATTCACAACCGTTTCCGTATCCTCGCGAGAAAAACGAAGCCGATCCATAATTTTCCTGGTCATCTTCGCGCCTAAATATTCATGATTATAGAAAGTAGCAATGCCGTCAATTTCCCGGCGGGTTTTCGGTTTGGCAATATCATGAAAAAGAGCCGCCAGACGCACCGTCCATTTCCGACTGGGGCAATTTTCTAAAGTGCGGACATTATGCTCAAAAACAGGATAAATATGATGACGACTTTGATCAACTCCTACCCCGGCCGCCAACTCGGGAATAATATACTGTAATAATTTGGTTTCCTCTAGCAAGCGAATGCCCCGCCCCGGTTGTTCGGAAGCCAAAATTTTTATCAGTTCATCACGGATACGCTCCTTAGAAACAAATTTAATATTACCGGC
This window of the Candidatus Parcubacteria bacterium genome carries:
- the rsmI gene encoding 16S rRNA (cytidine(1402)-2'-O)-methyltransferase (Derived by automated computational analysis using gene prediction method: Protein Homology. GO_function: GO:0008649 - rRNA methyltransferase activity [Evidence IEA]; GO_function: GO:0008757 - S-adenosylmethionine-dependent methyltransferase activity [Evidence IEA]; GO_process: GO:0000451 - rRNA 2'-O-methylation [Evidence IEA]), giving the protein MPGTLYLVATPIGNLEDLTYRAHRILGEVDLVLCEDTRNTKKLLDHYQIKTPTKSFHQHSEARRFHEILDALRAGKDLALVSDAGTPGISDPGAALVAAVRAEFGEEAKIFSLPGASAVICALPLSGWPVDRFSFFGFLPHKKGRQTRLKELLEQRYPVVIYESKHRLAKLLSELQILEKEHQAELELMIGRELTKMFEQTYFGRPAELAAQLNNDLDMAKGEFVVLFRQVKHSNKDDN
- a CDS encoding cysteine desulfurase family protein (Derived by automated computational analysis using gene prediction method: Protein Homology. GO_function: GO:0030170 - pyridoxal phosphate binding [Evidence IEA]), with translation MSIYLDNAATTRLDEAVLEAMTSYLTTDYANASAIHNPGQKNNLVLEDCRHRVASHFKVPAENIYFTSGASESNNWIIKGLMFANQDKGKHLLVSAIEHPCVLRAAEQLTAHGYEVELIPVKENGLLDLEALKKMLRPDTVLVSVMAVNNEMGAIQDLKTIADIVHEAGAYFHSDIVQAIPYLDLNLPALGVDFASLSAHKFYGPKGVGAAYLKSGIKIESLIAGGEQESGRRAGTYNLPGIVGLATALDLVYSDRDAYLKKVKDLRDYLWEKLVAEIPEVVLNGDLENRTPNNLNVLFRRVEGEAILIDLSEKGIYVSTGSACSAHNLKSSYVLSAIGRHDEDLNSNIRFTLGRYNTKVEIDETVAAVKETVARLRGFTPIKK
- a CDS encoding iron-sulfur cluster assembly scaffold protein (Derived by automated computational analysis using gene prediction method: Protein Homology. GO_function: GO:0005506 - iron ion binding [Evidence IEA]; GO_function: GO:0051536 - iron-sulfur cluster binding [Evidence IEA]; GO_process: GO:0016226 - iron-sulfur cluster assembly [Evidence IEA]) is translated as MALNYTKKTLEHFLHPKNIGEIENADAVAEVGNMVCGDQLSFSLKVDNGIITDIKFLSFGCASNIATASIMTEKVKGMTIEEAKVFNWKEIVEDLGGLPKQKIHCSILAVEGLKKVLAEYEKKQQ
- the rplK gene encoding 50S ribosomal protein L11 (Derived by automated computational analysis using gene prediction method: Protein Homology. GO_component: GO:0000315 - organellar large ribosomal subunit [Evidence IEA]; GO_component: GO:0022625 - cytosolic large ribosomal subunit [Evidence IEA]; GO_function: GO:0003735 - structural constituent of ribosome [Evidence IEA]; GO_process: GO:0006412 - translation [Evidence IEA]); the protein is MAKKIKAKIKLQITGGQANPAPPVGPALGQHGLNISEFCQKFNEATRDKMGEIVPVEITVYEDRSYDFITKVAPASALIKGAAKVSKGSGKPLTEKVGSITKAQLREIAEKKMPDLNATSVEAAMNTLAGTARNMGIQIKD
- a CDS encoding RNA-binding protein (Derived by automated computational analysis using gene prediction method: Protein Homology.) — encoded protein: MKKLFIGGISWGTTDESLAAAFSQAGTVASAVVIKDKMTGRSKGFGFVEMANDDEADAAIAMWNNQELDGRRVVVNEARPMEKRF
- a CDS encoding CCA tRNA nucleotidyltransferase (Derived by automated computational analysis using gene prediction method: Protein Homology.), whose product is MTIPSYVLDTLNSLDKAGFEAYIVGGCVRDILRGKTPHDWDITTNAHPEQILQAFPGGKYENDFGTVILPLKEVGGELIDVLEITTYRSEQGYSDNRHPDEVLFETVLDKDLERRDFTINALALTPKELPEDRHHRPLTVDGAIYTLVDLFGGAKDIEKKIIRAVGEPSERFKEDALRMMRALRFASQFNFALEPKTQRAISKLAGNIKFVSKERIRDELIKILASEQPGRGIRLLEETKLLQYIIPELAAGVGVDQSRHHIYPVFEHNVRTLENCPSRKWTVRLAALFHDIAKPKTRREIDGIATFYNHEYLGAKMTRKIMDRLRFSREDTETVVNLVKNHMFYYQVGEVTAASVRRLIVKVGRENLQDLIHLRMADRLGSGTPKALPYKLKHLQYMMEKVQHDPISVKMLKINGDDLQTEVGLAPGPKMGAILDVLLAKVLEEPKRNTRDYLITEAKALKELDLAALRTQAQELIEEKREEEDKEIKRKYLKN
- a CDS encoding hypothetical protein (Derived by automated computational analysis using gene prediction method: GeneMarkS-2+.); the encoded protein is MVSPNLIKQASLSRGAEINESAKRLFQVLYTRQQPTPGINDVDAPRITVSTVISRVAFIYEKIRNAVQYGEESLIRKSAIFRILKRKVVIETTRSRRNPEAISQHLLTELIRAGYLANGELPESKIGEVAVILKKYLLLHDTCLEQVNAEMNIKADVRKVKDLFSEKSKITDWLMGIAACEVEENLTPNRFRQAMMSNLYDFLSENIALSPAYKKYEAEREIQIYLSICRTYARFDEDMLAYVLFKYYNDNWATGEYNEEVLGKAIAGARTLRLEIKRQINHPLVRQLDRVTKKYALYSKVMAETIEEDPVKLYNEIYYDEQKFWGRVRKVCTAKYTTAKKRLWRAAVRSIIYIFITKSVFVVLLEVPATKLFSEPINPISLLINIIFPALLLFVIVLFTRTPGDANTNKIIEGIKELFIKGYERKAPLEIRPRAQRKKIVSFIFNLIYSAALVFSVYLIVRALEFIQFNWVSIIIFLFFLAFVSFFSLVTTRGVKDLIVVPRKENFFTFILDLFYTPIVLVGRWLSGQASKLNVFVFFFDFIIEAPFKVIIEVLEDWTRYTRERRDTMD
- a CDS encoding peptidylprolyl isomerase (Derived by automated computational analysis using gene prediction method: Protein Homology. GO_function: GO:0003755 - peptidyl-prolyl cis-trans isomerase activity [Evidence IEA]; GO_function: GO:0016018 - cyclosporin A binding [Evidence IEA]; GO_process: GO:0000413 - protein peptidyl-prolyl isomerization [Evidence IEA]; GO_process: GO:0006457 - protein folding [Evidence IEA]), with protein sequence MKIKNYLKFFGLTLALTLFLSACGTTSTETSNNNNNNMNRTLPGQTDLLKDYSSAVIKTSKGDITVEFYQESPVTVNNFMNLAQSGFYNGTKFHRVISDFMIQGGDPNTKTDAVATYGTGGPDYRFGDEFNNYKLLAGSLAMANGGPNTNGSQFFIVTADATPWLDGKHTNFGRVISGMEVVKSIEAVETNASDLPLEDITIDSIELKK
- the rplA gene encoding 50S ribosomal protein L1 (Derived by automated computational analysis using gene prediction method: Protein Homology. GO_component: GO:0000311 - plastid large ribosomal subunit [Evidence IEA]; GO_component: GO:0022625 - cytosolic large ribosomal subunit [Evidence IEA]; GO_function: GO:0003735 - structural constituent of ribosome [Evidence IEA]; GO_process: GO:0006412 - translation [Evidence IEA]), with product MKKEEKVEEKVAAPKKAAPKKISAKAKKKDWSAIYDANKSYSLNEALEILKKITTTKFDSSVEAHFRLGINPKKGDQQVRSAVSLPHGTGKTVRIAAFVSPANEKTAKDAGADLVGGEELIEQIKKSEKTDFEVAVAEPAIMRQLAVIAKILGTRGLMPSPKNETVTTDIAKAITELKKGKVSYKNDETANIHCLIGKMSFTPEQLADNYKALLDNLRKSKPSSAKGSYIKSAFICSSMSPSIKITVA
- the secE gene encoding preprotein translocase subunit SecE (Derived by automated computational analysis using gene prediction method: Protein Homology. GO_component: GO:0005886 - plasma membrane [Evidence IEA]; GO_function: GO:0015450 - protein-transporting ATPase activity [Evidence IEA]; GO_process: GO:0043952 - protein transport by the Sec complex [Evidence IEA]) produces the protein MNKIINYIKASIEELKKVSWPTKKETYRYTVLVVVVSLAVAAYLGGLDYLFTLGLRDFLFRL
- the nusG gene encoding transcription termination/antitermination protein NusG (Derived by automated computational analysis using gene prediction method: Protein Homology. GO_process: GO:0006353 - DNA-templated transcription termination [Evidence IEA]); translated protein: MAKQLLNQGRRWYVLHTYSGYEENVAENLKQRIESLDMEDKIFDILIPTEKKVKIKNGKRKVAEEKIFPGYILVEMVVTDESWYIVRNTPNVTGFIGTGTIPTPIREEEVENLKSRMGVEDPKFQIDISVGSPVRINEGPFKSMEGKVTAIDEAKGKVKVNVNFFGRETPVELDFLQVKKI